A window of Clostridium botulinum BKT015925 contains these coding sequences:
- a CDS encoding GNAT family N-acetyltransferase, with protein sequence MYNLDMLNKSNLNEFSNLNELRFKFNKLNKDFLESYYNLNNVQLLLLRKKLRLLKKENKYIGYIWLGNKINNVCKINSMYIIESSKLLYEYSYLIDNMDVSYPLIYQCQKNNYNFDILSSLGFEKKHGIMEMSQQLKKIKDIYISDDISFKKFIRGRDEPIRCFIQNTVFDSKDRLPLRIEDIYYDEMQEYYCEDASIFMKKGKVYIGYGQIILREGVPFIVNFGILPEHQNKGYGTLFLKYLLNLLYKKDKCFVKINVNPQNYKALTLYKRIGFNEDYEKSRWYLSK encoded by the coding sequence ATGTATAATTTAGACATGCTTAATAAAAGCAACCTAAATGAATTTAGTAATTTAAATGAACTTAGGTTTAAATTTAACAAATTAAATAAAGATTTTTTAGAATCATATTATAATTTAAATAATGTTCAACTACTTTTACTGAGAAAGAAATTAAGACTGTTAAAAAAAGAAAATAAGTATATAGGCTATATTTGGTTAGGAAATAAGATTAATAATGTATGTAAAATTAATTCTATGTACATAATTGAAAGTAGTAAATTATTATATGAGTATTCATACTTAATAGATAATATGGATGTTTCGTATCCACTAATATATCAATGTCAAAAAAATAACTATAATTTTGACATTTTATCTAGTTTAGGATTTGAAAAGAAACATGGAATAATGGAAATGAGTCAACAACTAAAGAAAATAAAAGATATATATATTTCAGATGATATATCTTTTAAAAAGTTTATTAGAGGCAGGGATGAACCTATTCGTTGTTTTATACAAAATACTGTGTTCGATTCAAAAGATAGATTGCCATTAAGAATTGAAGATATTTATTATGATGAAATGCAAGAATATTATTGCGAAGATGCATCTATATTTATGAAAAAAGGCAAGGTATACATTGGATACGGACAAATTATATTAAGAGAAGGAGTTCCATTTATAGTTAACTTTGGTATATTGCCAGAGCATCAAAACAAAGGATATGGTACGCTTTTTTTGAAATATTTATTAAATCTATTATATAAAAAAGATAAGTGTTTTGTAAAAATAAATGTAAATCCTCAAAATTATAAAGCATTGACTTTATATAAAAGAATAGGCTTTAATGAAGATTATGAAAAATCAAGATGGTATTTGTCCAAGTAA
- a CDS encoding bifunctional 4-hydroxy-3-methylbut-2-enyl diphosphate reductase/30S ribosomal protein S1, which translates to MRKIQLADKAGFCFGVNRAVDTALNCRKKYNKPIYTLGPLIHNNDVVKFLNSKDINSIELGDLDSLKENDVIVIRSHGITPKVLDILKEKKFIIADATCPYVAHIHERVKKYYELGYKIVIVGDSNHPEVIGINGYCNDTAIISKDGLNIRKLPAKVCIVAQTTEKQENFEKVTKKIKPLCDELITFNTICSATKIRQEAASILSQNVDTMVVIGGFHSSNTTKLYEICKKNCKNTVHVENVEQIPKELINSSNNIGVTAGASTPDWIIKEAILKMSEHTNSELNEQLAYMEQNDIQVAIGDTVKGQIISLNEKEAFVNIGYKKDGIIPLKEATRDEDVLIKDLFNVGDEVEAKVISLKNSDDCIVLSKIEIEREEAFKEIENAFNNKGEITISIKESVNGGIIGRYKGVRVFVPASHVELFHVDDLSTYIGQDMQVKIIEFKVNRKGTKIVASRRELLVKAQAQKKEGAWNSLEKDQVVEGEIRRLTSFGAFVDVNGIDGLLHVSEISWGRVEKPEDVLKIGEKVKVCILDIDKENKKLSLSIKKLTEDPWTNIEEKYPIGSIVLGKVVRFADFGAFVQLEPGVDGLVHVSEISYKRINKPSDVLKVDEEVKAKILSVNKDGKRLSLSIKEAE; encoded by the coding sequence ATGAGAAAGATCCAATTAGCAGATAAAGCAGGTTTTTGTTTTGGTGTTAATAGAGCTGTAGATACAGCCTTAAATTGTAGAAAAAAATATAATAAACCAATATATACATTAGGACCATTAATACATAACAATGATGTTGTTAAATTTTTAAACTCTAAAGATATTAATTCTATAGAATTAGGAGATTTAGATAGCTTAAAAGAAAATGATGTTATAGTAATAAGGTCTCATGGAATAACGCCTAAAGTTTTGGATATTTTGAAAGAAAAAAAATTTATAATAGCTGATGCTACATGTCCTTATGTAGCACATATACATGAAAGAGTAAAAAAATATTATGAGCTGGGTTATAAAATAGTTATAGTTGGTGATTCAAATCATCCTGAAGTAATAGGTATAAATGGTTATTGTAATGATACGGCCATTATATCTAAAGATGGATTAAATATTAGAAAGTTACCAGCAAAAGTATGTATAGTAGCTCAAACTACCGAAAAGCAAGAAAATTTTGAAAAGGTAACTAAAAAAATAAAGCCTTTATGTGATGAACTTATAACTTTTAATACCATATGTAGTGCTACCAAAATAAGACAAGAAGCTGCATCTATATTATCACAGAATGTAGACACTATGGTTGTAATTGGCGGATTTCATAGTTCTAATACAACTAAACTATATGAAATTTGTAAGAAAAACTGTAAAAATACTGTTCATGTTGAAAATGTAGAACAAATACCTAAAGAATTAATAAATTCTAGCAATAATATAGGTGTTACAGCAGGAGCTTCAACACCTGATTGGATTATAAAGGAGGCAATATTAAAAATGAGTGAACACACTAATTCAGAATTAAATGAGCAACTAGCTTACATGGAACAAAATGATATTCAAGTAGCTATAGGTGATACTGTAAAAGGACAAATTATATCATTAAATGAAAAAGAGGCCTTTGTTAATATAGGGTATAAAAAAGATGGTATCATTCCTTTAAAAGAAGCTACTAGAGATGAAGATGTCTTAATAAAGGATTTATTCAATGTAGGTGATGAGGTAGAAGCTAAGGTAATAAGTCTTAAAAATAGTGATGATTGTATAGTACTATCAAAAATAGAAATTGAAAGAGAAGAAGCCTTTAAAGAAATAGAAAATGCTTTTAATAATAAAGGTGAAATAACAATATCTATAAAAGAATCTGTTAATGGAGGAATTATAGGAAGATATAAAGGGGTTAGAGTATTTGTTCCTGCATCACATGTAGAGCTTTTTCATGTAGATGATTTAAGTACTTATATAGGACAAGACATGCAAGTTAAAATTATAGAGTTCAAAGTTAATAGAAAAGGAACAAAAATTGTAGCATCTAGAAGAGAATTATTAGTTAAAGCACAAGCACAAAAAAAAGAAGGAGCATGGAATTCACTTGAAAAAGATCAAGTTGTAGAAGGTGAAATTAGAAGATTAACTTCTTTTGGAGCATTTGTAGATGTAAATGGTATAGATGGATTATTACATGTTTCTGAAATTTCTTGGGGTAGGGTAGAAAAACCTGAAGATGTTTTAAAAATAGGTGAAAAAGTTAAAGTATGTATATTAGATATAGATAAAGAAAATAAAAAATTGTCTTTATCTATTAAGAAATTAACTGAAGATCCATGGACTAATATAGAAGAAAAATACCCTATAGGATCTATTGTTTTAGGAAAAGTAGTTCGATTTGCTGACTTTGGTGCCTTTGTACAGTTAGAGCCTGGTGTAGATGGATTAGTACACGTTTCTGAAATAAGCTATAAAAGAATAAATAAACCAAGCGATGTATTAAAAGTAGATGAAGAAGTTAAAGCAAAAATTTTAAGTGTAAATAAAGATGGTAAAAGGTTAAGTCTAAGTATAAAAGAAGCAGAATAG